The following coding sequences are from one Acidimicrobiales bacterium window:
- the coaE gene encoding dephospho-CoA kinase, whose protein sequence is MPVVGLTGGIGSGKSTVASLLADKGAVVIDADRISREVMAPGGAAFGPVVERFGPGVVAPDGTLDRAGLAQIVFNDRDALKDLEGITHPAIGRVMAERMAEAAADPDRVVVMDIPLLAEGTSRERYGLAAVIVVDTPEDLALERLVAQREMDPADARARMANQAGRDERRALADHVIDNSGSLEHLQAEVDRVWAGLQAP, encoded by the coding sequence GTGCCCGTCGTCGGCCTCACCGGAGGGATCGGATCCGGAAAGTCTACGGTCGCGTCCCTTTTGGCCGATAAGGGTGCGGTGGTGATCGATGCCGACCGGATCTCGCGCGAGGTCATGGCCCCCGGAGGGGCCGCCTTCGGGCCGGTGGTCGAGCGCTTCGGTCCCGGCGTGGTGGCGCCCGACGGCACCCTCGACCGGGCCGGGCTGGCCCAGATCGTGTTCAACGACCGGGACGCCCTGAAGGACCTGGAGGGCATCACCCACCCCGCCATCGGCCGGGTGATGGCCGAGCGGATGGCCGAGGCCGCCGCCGACCCGGACCGGGTCGTCGTGATGGACATCCCCCTCCTGGCCGAGGGCACCAGCCGGGAGCGCTACGGGCTGGCGGCGGTGATCGTCGTCGACACGCCCGAGGACCTGGCCCTCGAGCGGCTGGTGGCGCAGCGTGAGATGGACCCGGCCGACGCCCGGGCCCGCATGGCCAACCAGGCCGGCCGGGACGAGCGGCGGGCGCTGGCCGACCACGTGATCGACAACTCCGGGTCGCTGGAGCACCTGCAGGCGGAGGTGGACCGGGTCTGGGCGGGTCTCCAGGCCCCGTGA